The following coding sequences are from one Musa acuminata AAA Group cultivar baxijiao chromosome BXJ2-4, Cavendish_Baxijiao_AAA, whole genome shotgun sequence window:
- the LOC103981285 gene encoding plasma membrane ATPase yields the protein MAGNKAISLEEIKNENVDLERVPIEEVFEQLKCTREGLTSQEGANRLQIFGPNKLEEKKESKVLKFLGFMWNPLSWVMEMAAVMAIALANGGGKPPDWQDFVGIIVLLVINSTISFIEENNAGNAAAALMAGLAPKTKVLRDGRWSEQDAAILVPGDIISIKLGDIVPADARLLEGDPLKIDQSALTGESLPVTKNPGDEVFSGSTCKQGEIEAVVIATGVHTFFGKAAHLVDSTNQVGHFQKVLTAIGNFCICSIAVGMIVEIIVMYPIQHRRYRDGIDNLLVLLIGGIPIAMPTVLSVTMAIGSHRLSEQGAITKRMTAIEEMAGMDVLCSDKTGTLTLNKLSVDKNLIEVFAKGVDKEHVILLAARASRTENQDAIDAAMVGMLADPKEARAGIRELHFLPFNPVDKRTALTYIDATGNWHRASKGAPEQILSLCNCKEDVRNKVHSVIDKYAERGLRSLAVARQEVPEKSRESSGGPWQFVGLLPLFDPPRHDSAETIRRALNLGVNVKMITGDQLAIAKETGRRLGMGTNMYPSSSLLGQNKDASMAALPVDELIEKADGFAGVFPEHKYEIVKKLQERKHICGMTGDGVNDAPALKKADIGIAVADATDAARGASDIVLTEPGLSVIISAVLTSRAIFQRMKNYTIYAVSITIRIVLGFMLIALIWKFDFSPFMVLIIAILNDGTIMTISKDRVKPSPLPDSWKLKEIFATGVVFGSYLALMTVIFFWAMKDTDFFSDKFKVRSLRHSEDEMMAALYLQVSIVSQALIFVTRSRSWCFVERPGLLLVTAFVIAQLVATVIAVYANWGFARIKGIGWGWAGVIWLYSIVFFFPLDCFKFAIRYILSGKAWDNLLENKTAFTTKKDYGREEREAQWAMAQRTLHGLQPPETANLFSDKNSYRELSEIAEQAKRRAEIARLRELHTLKGHVESVVKLKGLDIDTIQQHYTV from the exons ATGGCCGGCAACAAAGCGATCAGCTTGGAAGAGATCAAGAACGAGAACGTCGATCTT GAACGGGTTCCGATCGAAGAGGTGTTTGAGCAACTGAAATGCACCAGAGAAGGCCTGACATCCCAAGAAGGAGCCAATCGGCTCCAAATCTTTGGCCCAAACAAGCTCGAAGAGAAAAAA GAGAGCAAGGTTCTCAAGTTTCTGGGCTTCATGTGGAACCCCCTCTCATGGGTCATGGAGATGGCCGCTGTCATGGCCATCGCTTTGGCCAACGGCGGCGGCAAGCCGCCCGACTGGCAAGACTTCGTCGGTATCATCGTGCTGCTCGTCATCAACTCCACCATCAGCTTCATCGAAGAAAACAACGCGGGCAATGCCGCGGCCGCCCTGATGGCAGGCCTTGCTCCCAAGACAAAG GTGCTTAGAGATGGCCGCTGGAGCGAGCAGGACGCAGCAATTCTCGTGCCAGGTGATATTATCAGCATAAAACTGGGTGACATCGTCCCTGCCGATGCCCGTCTTCTCGAAGGAGATCCACTGAAGATTGATCAGTCTGCCTTGACCGGAGAATCGCTTCCTGTCACCAAGAATCCCGGAGACGAAGTGTTCTCTGGCTCCACCTGCAAGCAGGGTGAGATCGAGGCTGTCGTTATTGCCACCGGTGTCCACACCTTCTTCGGGAAAGCAGCTCATCTTGTGGACAGCACGAACCAAGTCGGGCACTTCCAGAAGGTCCTTACGGCCATTGGCAACTTCTGCATCTGCTCCATTGCAGTTGGTATGATCGTCGAGATCATCGTCATGTATCCGATACAACACAGAAGGTACAGGGATGGGATCGACAACCTGTTGGTGCTCTTGATTGGAGGTATCCCAATTGCCATGCCTACTGTCCTGTCAGTGACAATGGCCATTGGCTCACACCGGCTGTCGGAACAAGGCGCTATCACGAAGAGAATGACTGCCATTGAGGAGATGGCCGGCATGGATGTACTGTGCAGTGATAAAACAGGGACTCTGACCCTTAACAAATTGAGTGTGGACAAGAACCTGATCGAGGTTTTTGCAAAGGGTGTGGATAAGGAGCATGTTATCCTATTGGCAGCAAGAGCATCAAGGACGGAGAACCAGGATGCCATCGACGCCGCAATGGTGGGGATGCTTGCAGACCCAAAGGAG GCTAGAGCGGGTATTAGGGAGTTACATTTCCTCCCCTTCAACCCTGTTGACAAAAGAACTGCTCTTACCTACATCGATGCCACTGGCAACTGGCATCGTGCAAGTAAAGGTGCACCGGAGCAG ATTTTGAGCCTTTGCAACTGCAAAGAAGATGTCAGGAATAAGGTTCATTCTGTAATTGATAAATATGCTGAACGTGGACTTCGATCACTCGCTGTAGCAAGACAG GAAGTTCCAGAAAAGTCCAGAGAGAGCTCAGGGGGGCCATGGCAATTTGTCGGTCTGTTACCTTTATTTGATCCCCCAAGGCATGATAGTGCTGAAACTATCCGCAGGGCCCTCAATCTTGGTGTCAACGTAAAAATGATTACAG GTGACCAGCTTGCCATTGCTAAGGAAACAGGCAGGAGACTTGGAATGGGAACTAACATGTATCCTTCCTCTTCATTGCTTGGCCAAAATAAGGATGCATCAATGGCAGCACTACCTGTTGATGAACTGATAGAGAAGGCTGATGGATTTGCCGGAGTATTCCCAG AACACAAGTATGAGATTGTGAAGAAGTTACAAGAGAGGAAGCACATTTGTGGAATGACAGGAGATGGAGTTAATGATGCTCCTGCTTTGAAGAAGGCTGATATTGGTATTGCAGTTGCTGATGCAACAGATGCTGCTAGAGGTGCCTCCGACATAGTCCTTACTGAGCCTGGTCTTAGTGTCATCATTAGTGCTGTCCTTACTAGCAGAGCTATATTCCAAAGGATGAAGAACTACACT ATATATGCTGTCTCTATCACCATCCGTATTGTT CTTGGTTTTATGCTGATTGCACTGATATGGAAGTTTGACTTCTCACCCTTCATGGTTTTAATTATTGCTATTCTAAATGATG GTACAATTATGACAATTTCAAAGGACCGGGTGAAGCCATCTCCATTGCCTGACAGTTGGAAGTTGAAAGAAATATTTGCTACAGGCGTTGTGTTTGGGAGTTATTTGGCATTGATGACTGTTATCTTCTTCTGGGCCATGAAAGACACTGACTTCTTCTCG GACAAATTTAAAGTTAGATCATTGAGGCACAGTGAGGATGAAATGATGGCTGCTTTGTACCTGCAAGTTAGCATCGTTAGTCAGGCTCTTATATTTGTCACGCGATCACGCAGCTGGTGCTTTGTTGAGCGCCCTGGACTTCTCTTAGTCACTGCATTTGTCATCGCACAGCTT GTTGCAACGGTTATAGCTGTCTATGCTAACTGGGGTTTTGCACGAATAAAAGGCATAGGCTGGGGCTGGGCTGGTGTTATCTGGCTTTACAGCATTGTTTTCTTCTTCCCTCTGGATTGTTTCAAATTTGCCATCCGGTACATTCTTAGTGGGAAGGCATGGGATAATCTTCTTGAGAATAAG